In Marmota flaviventris isolate mMarFla1 chromosome 17, mMarFla1.hap1, whole genome shotgun sequence, a single genomic region encodes these proteins:
- the Rhbdf2 gene encoding inactive rhomboid protein 2 has protein sequence MASADKNGGDLSSASGSRLQSRKPPNLSITIPPPEAQAPSEQDSMLPERPKNPAYLKSVSLQEPRGRWQDSTEKRPGFRRQASLSQSIRKGTAQWFGVSGDWEGKRQHWQRRSLHHCSVRYGRLKASCQRDLELPSQEVPSFQGTESPKPCKMPKIVDPLARGRAFRHPDEVDRPHAPHPPLTPGVLSLTSFTSVRSGHSHLPRRKRVSVAHMGFQAAAALLKGRSVLDATGQRCRVIKRSFAYPSFMEEDAVDGADTFDSSFFSKEEMSSMPDDVFESPPLSASYFRGIPQSASPVTPDGVQIPLKECGRAPVPATRRGKRIASTVKHFAFDRKKRHYGLGVVGTWLNRSYRRSISSTVQRQLESFDSHRPYFTYWLTFVHIIITLLVICTYGIAPVGFAQHVTTQLVLRNKGVYESVKYIQQENFWVGPSSIDLIHLGAKFSPCIRKDRQIEQLVLRERDLERDSGCCVQNDHSGCIQTQRKDCSETLATFVKWQDDTGPPMDKSDLGQKRTSGAVCHQDPRTCEEPASSGAHIWPDDITLWPICTEQARSNHTGFLHIDCQIKGRPCCIGTKGSCEITTREYCEFMHGYFHEEATLCSQVHCLDKVCGLLPFLNPEVPDQFYRLWLSLFLHAGVVHCLVSVIFQMTILRDLEKLAGWHRISIIFILSGITGNLASAIFLPYRAEVGPAGSQFGLLACLFVELFQSWQLLERPWKAFLNLSAIVLFLFICGLLPWIDNIAHIFGFLSGMLLAFAFLPYITFGTSDKYRKRALILVSLLVFAGLFASLVLWLYIYPINWPWIEHLTCFPFTSRFCEKYELDQVLH, from the exons ATGGCCTCCGCTGACAAGAATGGAGGGGATCTCTCCTCTGCGTCTGGTAGCCGCCTGCAGAGCCGGAAGCCACCCAACCTGTCCATTACCATCCCACCGCCTGAGGCCCAGGCCCCCAGCGAGCAGGACAGCATGCTGCCTGAG AGGCCCAAGAACCCAGCCTACTTGAAGAGCGTCAGCCTTCAGGAGCCCCGGGGACGATGGCAGGACAGCACGGAGAAGCGCCCTGGCTTCCGCCGCCAGGCCTCCCTGTCCCAGAGCATCCGCAA GGGCACAGCCCAGTGGTTCGGGGTCAGTGGCGACTGGGAGGGCAAGCGGCAGCACTGGCAGCGCCGCAGCCTGCACCACTGCAGCGTGCGCTACGGCCGGCTCAAGGCCTCATGCCAGAGGGACCTGGAGCTCCCCAGCCAGGAGGTGCCGTCCTTCCAGGGCACCGAGTCACCAAAGCCCTGCAAGATGCCCAAG ATTGTGGACCCGCTGGCCCGGGGCCGGGCCTTCCGCCACCCAGATGAGGTGGACCGGCCCCACGCGCCCCACCCACCACTGACCCCGGGAGTCCTGTCCCTCACCTCCTTCACCAGCGTGCGCTCTGGCCACTCCCACCTGCCCCGCCGCAAGAGGGTGTCTGTGGCCCACATGGGCTTCCAGGCTGCTGCGGCCCTCCTCAAG GGGCGCTCCGTGCTGGATGCCACTGGACAGCGGTGCCGTGTGATCAAACGCAGCTTTGCCTACCCCAGCTTCATGGAGGAAGACGCAGTCGATGGGGCAGACACCTTCGACTCCTCCTTTTTTAGTAAG GAAGAAATGAGCTCCATGCCTGATGATGTGTTTGAGTCTCCCCCACTCTCTGCCAGCTACTTCCGAGGAATCCCACAGTCGGCCTCCCCCGTCACCCCCGATGGGGTGCAGATCCCTCT GAAAGAGTGTGGCCGAGCCCCAGTCCCGGCCACCAGGCGCGGTAAGCGCATCGCCTCCACAGTGAAGCACTTTGCCTTTGACCGGAAGAAGCGGCACTACGGCCTGGGCGTGGTGGGCACCTGGCTCAACCGCAGCTATCGCCGCAGTATCAGCAGCACCGTGCAGCGGCAGCTGGAGAGCTTCGACAGCCACCG GCCCTACTTCACCTACTGGCTCACCTTCGTCCACATCATCATCACGCTGCTGGTGATCTGCACCTACGGCATTGCTCCCGTGGGCTTTGCCCAACACGTCACCACCCAGCTG GTGCTGAGGAACAAGGGTGTGTACGAGAGCGTGAAATACATCCAGCAGGAGAACTTCTGGGTCGGGCCCAGCTCG ATTGACCTGATTCACCTGGGAGCCAAGTTCTCGCCCTGCATCCGGAAGGACCGGCAGATCGAGCAGCTGGTGCTGCGGGAGCGAGACCTGGAGCGGGACTCGGGCTGCTGTGTCCAGAACGACCATTCGGGCTGCATCCAGACCCAGAGGAAGGACTGCTCG GAGACTTTGGCCACTTTTGTCAAGTGGCAGGATGATACTGGGCCCCCTATGGACAAGTCTGATCTGGGCCAGAAACGGACGTCAGGAGCCGTATGCCACCAGGACCCCAG GACCTGTGAGGAGCCAGCCTCCAGTGGTGCCCACATCTGGCCCGATGACATCACCTTGTGGCCA ATCTGCACTGAGCAGGCCAGGAGCAATCACACGGGCTTCCTGCACATAGACTGCCAGATCAAGGGCCGCCCCTGCTGCATCGGCACCAAGGGCAG CTGTGAGATCACCACTCGCGAGTACTGTGAGTTCATGCACGGCTATTTTCACGAAGAGGCAACACTCTGTTCCCAG GTGCACTGCTTGGACAAGGTGTGTGGGCTGCTGCCCTTCCTCAACCCTGAGGTCCCAGATCAGTTCTACAGGCTCTGGCTGTCTCTGTTCCTACACGCTGG GGTGGTGCACTGCCTTGTGTCTGTGATCTTCCAAATGACCATCCTGAGGGACCTGGAGAAGCTGGCTGGCTGGCACCGCATCTCCATCATCTTCATCCTCAGCGGCATCACGGGCAACCTCGCCAGCGCCATCTTCCTCCCGTACCGGGCAGAG GTGGGCCCGGCTGGGTCACAGTTCGGCCTCCTCGCCTGCCTCTTCGTGGAGCTCTTCCAGAGCTGGCAGCTGCTGGAGCGGCCCTGGAAGGCCTTCCTCAACCTGTCGGCCATCGTGCTCTTCCTGTTCATCTGCGGCCTCCTGCCCTGGATCGACAACATCGCCCACATCTTCGGCTTCCTCAGCGGCATGCTGCTGGCCTTTGCCTTCCTGCCCTACATCACCTTCGGCACCAGCGACAAGTACCGCAAGCGGGCGCTCATCCTGGTCTCGCTGCTGGTCTTCGCCGGCCTCTTCGCCTCCCTGGTGCTCTGGCTCTACATCTACCCCATCAACTGGCCCTGGATCGAGCACCTCACCTGCTTCCCCTTCACCAGCCGCTTCTGTGAGAAGTACGAGCTGGACCAGGTGCTGCACTGA